One genomic window of Vicugna pacos chromosome 18, VicPac4, whole genome shotgun sequence includes the following:
- the LOC140687001 gene encoding ATP-binding cassette sub-family A member 17-like: MTMFRNLKLILWKNFILKKRKTLITVLEVLTPLLFSTIVTYLRFDSLPRKRLPVDHDTIDITSLPEFFNQFPLRNRFQLVYIPSKSETLKNIAEMVEKTFDVEFEV, translated from the exons ATGACAATGTTCAGGAATTTAAAACTTATTCTCTGgaagaatttcattttaaag aaaagaaagactCTGATAACAGTCCTTGAAGTCTTGACGCCATTGCTGTTTTCTACAATTGTAACGTACCTTCGTTTTGACAGTTTGCCAAGAAAAAGACTTCCTGTTGACCACGACACAATTGATATCACTTCACTGCCAGAATTCTTCAATCAgtttcctctgagaaatagatTTCAACTAGTTTATATTCCTTCCAAAAGTGAAACTTTGAAGAATATCGCTGAAATGGTGGAAAAAACCTTTGATGTTGAGTTTGAAGTTTAG
- the LOC140687002 gene encoding ATP-binding cassette sub-family A member 17-like translates to MTELEGGCSRLFFMPSSENYIIQDPKAFYVLTGIVFNHSFSDSKEPLPLEVKYYLCFSCFQRNYLFLRLIFHQDGFQGWSTSFFYPPNLSQEPRDCGHSNGGSPGYNKEGFLAIQHATDKAIMWHHALNATTKMFESLNVLVKRFPHGAYVQDRFFLVLQDEFPVLLMLSFICIELITINSIVLEKEKTKVHFHDCDPGVSFTVDVTLVLQ, encoded by the exons ATGACGGAACTGGAGGGCGGATG TTCTAGGCTATTCTTCATGCCTTCGTCTGAAAATTACATAATTCAGGATCCCAAAGCTTTCTATGTATTGACTGGAATTGTTTTCAATCACAGCTTCAGTGACAGCAAAGAGCCCTTGCCACTCGAG GTTAAGTATTACTTGTGCTTCAGTTGCTTTCAGAGGAATTATTTATTCTTGAGGCTAATATTCCATCAAGATGGCTTTCAAGGCTGGAGCACATCCTTTTTTTATCCTCCTAACCTGAGCCAAGAGCCCCGGGACTGTGGACATTCCAATGGGGGATCCCCTG GATACAACAAAGAAGGCTTCCTGGCCATACAGCATGCAACAGATAAAGCCATCATGTGGCACCACGCTCTCAATGCAACGACTAAGATGTTTGAGAGCCTCAACGTGCTTGTGAAGAGATTCCCACACGGAGCCTATGTCCAGGACAGGTTCTTCCTGGTCCTGCAGGACGAGTTCCCTGTTCTCCTCATGCTCAGCTTCATCTGCATTGAGCTCATCACCATCAACTCCATTGTactggagaaagagaaaactaaag TACACTTTCACGACTGTGATCCTGGAGTGAGCTTTACAGTGGATGTGACACTTGTGCTCCAATGA